In the genome of Cheilinus undulatus linkage group 6, ASM1832078v1, whole genome shotgun sequence, one region contains:
- the cbr1 gene encoding carbonyl reductase [NADPH] 1 has product MATKVAVVTGGNKGIGLAIVRALSKQYQGNVYLTSRDVGRGQEAVKLLTSEGLTVHFHQLDIDDLNSIMAAASYFKEKYGGVDVLVNNAGIAFKMADTTPFGVQAEVTLRTNYFATRDMLTHFLPIINAGGRVVNVSSFVSVRALNQCSPALQQRFRSEDITEEELSGLMQRFVDEAQKGKHKQGGWPDTAYGVSKIGLTTLSMILARRLSKERPNDGILLNACCPGWVRTDMAGQKAPKSPDEGAVTPVFLALLPPGATEPHGKFVSEKKVQTW; this is encoded by the exons ATGGCTACGAAGGTTGCTGTGGTAACAGGTGGTAACAAGGGCATTGGTCTGGCCATCGTTCGGGCACTCAGCAAGCAGTATCAAGGAAATGTTTATCTTACCTCCAGAGATGT TGGTCGGGGTCAGGAGGCTGTGAAGTTGCTGACCTCAGAAGGATTGACGGTCCACTTTCACCAGCTGGACATCGATGATCTGAACAGCATCATGGCCGCTGCTAGTTACTTTAAAGAGAAGTATGGAGGGGTGGATGTCCTCGTCAATAATGCAGGGATTGCATTTAAAA TGGCAGACACAACTCCATTTGGAGTCCAGGCTGAGGTGACCCTTAGGACAAACTACTTTGCCACCAGAGACATGCTGACTCACTTCCTTCCCATCATCAATGCAGGAG GACGTGTGGTGAACGTCTCCAGCTTTGTCAGTGTCCGTGCCCTGAACCAGTGCTCCCCAGCGCTGCAGCAGCGTTTCCGCAGTGAGGACATCACTGAAGAGGAGCTGTCGGGACTGATGCAGAGATTTGTAGATGAGGCCCAGAAGGGCAAGCACAAGCAGGGTGGCTGGCCTGACACGGCATACGGAGTGTCCAAGATTGGACTGACA aCTCTGTCCATGATCCTGGCTCGTCGTCTGTCCAAGGAGAGACCAAATGATGGG ATCTTGCTGAATGCCTGCTGTCCAGGCTGGGTGCGCACTGACATGGCAGGTCAGAAAGCCCCAAAATCACCAGATGAGGGCGCTGTTACACCAGTCTTCCTGGCACTGCTGCCTCCTGGAGCCACAGAGCCTCATGGAAAATTtgtttctgagaaaaaagttcAGACCTGGTGA
- the setd4 gene encoding SET domain-containing protein 4 isoform X1 translates to MVILPARDHVLAFLGRPLDMWSSALFVCLHQGVRGLGGVMRGRHYHPGRAARKRRRKQESIIQSVSLSHQPQYVRLMKFLYQRGFSSTLLQPALFTDTGRGLQVLKTIKPGSLLISLPQSCLLTTTTVLDSYLGQYIKSWKPRLSPLLVLCVFLICERHRGEASDWFPYIDVLPTSYTCPVYFTEDVMAVLPDSVRRRAVEQREAVREIHALNQEFFRSLQPILSQPVEEMLTYEAMRWAWCSVNTRSVFMSHPSSPFLSGQDVYALAPFLDLLNHRPDIQVEASYNDKTRCYEIRSISGTLKYQQAFINYGSHDNQRLMLEYGFVASGNPHSVVYVDTDLLCDVLRGDRSLDQKIKFLMENNFLHNLTVSSEGPSWRLMTALRLLSLPQNLYHQWRAVLLGQAVCEDREEWSIQTAITLCQHLLQDTHTALDKISFLLKQRDLSNREQVEVVQALRQEERCILGSCLEALESMQRQPDGLLLRQSDVDTGS, encoded by the exons ATGGTTATTTTGCCAGCAAGAGATCACGTTTTAGCATTTTTAGGTAGACCTTTGGACATGTGGAGCTCTGCTTTATTTGTTTGTCTACATCAAGGTGTCAGAGGTTTAGGTGGGGTCATGAGGGGTCGACACTATCATCCTGGACGAGCTGCAAGGAAAAGAAGGCGTAAACAAGAAAGCATCATCCAGTCAG TGTCTCTGTCTCACCAGCCACAGTATGTGAGGCTCATGAAGTTCCTTTACCAGAGAGGCTTCTCATCAACACTGCTACAACCAGCACTGTTTACTG ACACAGGTAGAGGACTGCAAGTTCTTAAGACCATTAAG CCTGGCAGTCTGCTAATTTCTCTGCCACAGTCCTGTTTGCTCACAACAACAACTGTCCTGGATAGCTACCTGGGACAGTATATCAAGAG CTGGAAGCCCCGCCTCTCCCCCCTCCTGGTGCTCTGTGTCTTCCTGATTTGTGAGCGCCATCGTGGGGAAGCGTCAGATTGGTTCCCCTACATCGACGTGCTCCCTACCTCTTACACCTGCCCCGTGTACTTCACAGAGGATGTTATGGCTGTTCTACCTGACAGTGTGAGGAGACGGGCTGTGGAGCAGAGGGAGGCAGTCAGAGAAATCCATGCCTTGAATCAAGAATTTTTCAG ATCCCTGCAGCCAATCCTGAGTCAGCCTGTTGAGGAGATGCTGACATATGAAGCAATGAG GTGGGCATGGTGCAGTGTCAACACACGCTCTGTCTTCATGTCCCACCCATCCAGCCCCTTCCTGTCTGGACAGGATGTTTATGCTTTAGCCCCTTTTCTCGACCTGCTGAACCACCGTCCTGACATCCAG GTTGAAGCCAGTTACAATGACAAGACAAGGTGTTATGAAATCAGGAGCATTTCTGGGACACTAAAGTACCAGCAAGCCTTCATTAACTATGGTTCCCATGATAACCAGCGCCTCATGCTGGAGTATGGATTTGTTGCTTCAGGGAACCCTCACAGCGTGGTCTATGTGGATACAG ATCTCCTCTGTGATGTTTTAAGAGGTGACAGGAGTTTGGATCAGAAGATCAAGTTCCTCATGGAAAACAATTTCCTTCA TAATCTCACTGTATCCAGTGAAGGGCCGAGTTGGAGGCTGATGACAGCTCTCAGACTGTTGTCTCTGCCACAAAATCTATA TCACCAGTGGAGGGCAGTGTTGCTCGGCCAGGCGGTGTGTGAAGACAGAGAGGAATGGAGCATCCAGACAGCTATAACTCTCTGTCAGCATCTGCTACAAGACACACATACGGCTCTTGACAAG ATCTCCTTCCTCCTCAAGCAGCGTGACCTGTCAAACAGGGAGCAAGTGGAGGTGGTACAGGCTCTGCGACAGGAGGAGAGGTGCATCTTGGGTAGCTGTCTCGAGGCACTTGAAAGCATGCAGAGACAACCAGACGGACTGTTACTACGTCAATCTGACGTTGACACTGGGAGCTGA
- the setd4 gene encoding SET domain-containing protein 4 isoform X2: MRGRHYHPGRAARKRRRKQESIIQSVSLSHQPQYVRLMKFLYQRGFSSTLLQPALFTDTGRGLQVLKTIKPGSLLISLPQSCLLTTTTVLDSYLGQYIKSWKPRLSPLLVLCVFLICERHRGEASDWFPYIDVLPTSYTCPVYFTEDVMAVLPDSVRRRAVEQREAVREIHALNQEFFRSLQPILSQPVEEMLTYEAMRWAWCSVNTRSVFMSHPSSPFLSGQDVYALAPFLDLLNHRPDIQVEASYNDKTRCYEIRSISGTLKYQQAFINYGSHDNQRLMLEYGFVASGNPHSVVYVDTDLLCDVLRGDRSLDQKIKFLMENNFLHNLTVSSEGPSWRLMTALRLLSLPQNLYHQWRAVLLGQAVCEDREEWSIQTAITLCQHLLQDTHTALDKISFLLKQRDLSNREQVEVVQALRQEERCILGSCLEALESMQRQPDGLLLRQSDVDTGS, from the exons ATGAGGGGTCGACACTATCATCCTGGACGAGCTGCAAGGAAAAGAAGGCGTAAACAAGAAAGCATCATCCAGTCAG TGTCTCTGTCTCACCAGCCACAGTATGTGAGGCTCATGAAGTTCCTTTACCAGAGAGGCTTCTCATCAACACTGCTACAACCAGCACTGTTTACTG ACACAGGTAGAGGACTGCAAGTTCTTAAGACCATTAAG CCTGGCAGTCTGCTAATTTCTCTGCCACAGTCCTGTTTGCTCACAACAACAACTGTCCTGGATAGCTACCTGGGACAGTATATCAAGAG CTGGAAGCCCCGCCTCTCCCCCCTCCTGGTGCTCTGTGTCTTCCTGATTTGTGAGCGCCATCGTGGGGAAGCGTCAGATTGGTTCCCCTACATCGACGTGCTCCCTACCTCTTACACCTGCCCCGTGTACTTCACAGAGGATGTTATGGCTGTTCTACCTGACAGTGTGAGGAGACGGGCTGTGGAGCAGAGGGAGGCAGTCAGAGAAATCCATGCCTTGAATCAAGAATTTTTCAG ATCCCTGCAGCCAATCCTGAGTCAGCCTGTTGAGGAGATGCTGACATATGAAGCAATGAG GTGGGCATGGTGCAGTGTCAACACACGCTCTGTCTTCATGTCCCACCCATCCAGCCCCTTCCTGTCTGGACAGGATGTTTATGCTTTAGCCCCTTTTCTCGACCTGCTGAACCACCGTCCTGACATCCAG GTTGAAGCCAGTTACAATGACAAGACAAGGTGTTATGAAATCAGGAGCATTTCTGGGACACTAAAGTACCAGCAAGCCTTCATTAACTATGGTTCCCATGATAACCAGCGCCTCATGCTGGAGTATGGATTTGTTGCTTCAGGGAACCCTCACAGCGTGGTCTATGTGGATACAG ATCTCCTCTGTGATGTTTTAAGAGGTGACAGGAGTTTGGATCAGAAGATCAAGTTCCTCATGGAAAACAATTTCCTTCA TAATCTCACTGTATCCAGTGAAGGGCCGAGTTGGAGGCTGATGACAGCTCTCAGACTGTTGTCTCTGCCACAAAATCTATA TCACCAGTGGAGGGCAGTGTTGCTCGGCCAGGCGGTGTGTGAAGACAGAGAGGAATGGAGCATCCAGACAGCTATAACTCTCTGTCAGCATCTGCTACAAGACACACATACGGCTCTTGACAAG ATCTCCTTCCTCCTCAAGCAGCGTGACCTGTCAAACAGGGAGCAAGTGGAGGTGGTACAGGCTCTGCGACAGGAGGAGAGGTGCATCTTGGGTAGCTGTCTCGAGGCACTTGAAAGCATGCAGAGACAACCAGACGGACTGTTACTACGTCAATCTGACGTTGACACTGGGAGCTGA
- the setd4 gene encoding SET domain-containing protein 4 isoform X3 — protein sequence MDRLRFHIFFLLLSWKPRLSPLLVLCVFLICERHRGEASDWFPYIDVLPTSYTCPVYFTEDVMAVLPDSVRRRAVEQREAVREIHALNQEFFRSLQPILSQPVEEMLTYEAMRWAWCSVNTRSVFMSHPSSPFLSGQDVYALAPFLDLLNHRPDIQVEASYNDKTRCYEIRSISGTLKYQQAFINYGSHDNQRLMLEYGFVASGNPHSVVYVDTDLLCDVLRGDRSLDQKIKFLMENNFLHNLTVSSEGPSWRLMTALRLLSLPQNLYHQWRAVLLGQAVCEDREEWSIQTAITLCQHLLQDTHTALDKISFLLKQRDLSNREQVEVVQALRQEERCILGSCLEALESMQRQPDGLLLRQSDVDTGS from the exons ATGGACAGGCTGaggtttcatattttttttttactcctcaGCTGGAAGCCCCGCCTCTCCCCCCTCCTGGTGCTCTGTGTCTTCCTGATTTGTGAGCGCCATCGTGGGGAAGCGTCAGATTGGTTCCCCTACATCGACGTGCTCCCTACCTCTTACACCTGCCCCGTGTACTTCACAGAGGATGTTATGGCTGTTCTACCTGACAGTGTGAGGAGACGGGCTGTGGAGCAGAGGGAGGCAGTCAGAGAAATCCATGCCTTGAATCAAGAATTTTTCAG ATCCCTGCAGCCAATCCTGAGTCAGCCTGTTGAGGAGATGCTGACATATGAAGCAATGAG GTGGGCATGGTGCAGTGTCAACACACGCTCTGTCTTCATGTCCCACCCATCCAGCCCCTTCCTGTCTGGACAGGATGTTTATGCTTTAGCCCCTTTTCTCGACCTGCTGAACCACCGTCCTGACATCCAG GTTGAAGCCAGTTACAATGACAAGACAAGGTGTTATGAAATCAGGAGCATTTCTGGGACACTAAAGTACCAGCAAGCCTTCATTAACTATGGTTCCCATGATAACCAGCGCCTCATGCTGGAGTATGGATTTGTTGCTTCAGGGAACCCTCACAGCGTGGTCTATGTGGATACAG ATCTCCTCTGTGATGTTTTAAGAGGTGACAGGAGTTTGGATCAGAAGATCAAGTTCCTCATGGAAAACAATTTCCTTCA TAATCTCACTGTATCCAGTGAAGGGCCGAGTTGGAGGCTGATGACAGCTCTCAGACTGTTGTCTCTGCCACAAAATCTATA TCACCAGTGGAGGGCAGTGTTGCTCGGCCAGGCGGTGTGTGAAGACAGAGAGGAATGGAGCATCCAGACAGCTATAACTCTCTGTCAGCATCTGCTACAAGACACACATACGGCTCTTGACAAG ATCTCCTTCCTCCTCAAGCAGCGTGACCTGTCAAACAGGGAGCAAGTGGAGGTGGTACAGGCTCTGCGACAGGAGGAGAGGTGCATCTTGGGTAGCTGTCTCGAGGCACTTGAAAGCATGCAGAGACAACCAGACGGACTGTTACTACGTCAATCTGACGTTGACACTGGGAGCTGA
- the LOC121510923 gene encoding putative nuclease HARBI1 isoform X1 has translation MACPFLEDPIDEGAALLRRELRLRGERTFRPRLDVLSFPDDYLLERYRFSSQSIVYLHNLLKPHISNITHRGRALTSEQILCVALRFFASGSFLYDISDAEHISKTTVCRVVRKVCLALKRLLNTFVVFPGHNPASAIKEDFRRIAGFPDVIGCVDCTHIPIIPPSKNEADYVNWKSIHSINVQIICDAAHVITNVEAKWPGSVHDSRIFHESALSSRLENGEFDGLLLGDMGYPCQPTLLTPYPDPDSGPQQRFNVAHRRTRAPVETTIGLLKTRFQCLRHLRVTPERACDIIVACVVLHNIATIRGEQQPALQLQNLDEDPIHPADTEDGRAVRDAVCRSHFSDLNHHHLNDHPDQSNKDI, from the exons ATGGCATGTCCTTTTCTCGAGGACCCAATAGATGAAGGAGCTGCATTACTCCGCAGAGAATTACGTTTACGGGGGGAGAGGACTTTTAGACCCCGCCTGGATGTATTATCATTTCCGGATGACTACCTACTGGAGCGTTACCGTTTTTCTTCACAGTCTATCGTTTATCTGCATAATCTTCTGAAGCCTCACATTTCCAACATCACCCATCGTGGGCGGGCTCTTACGTCTGAGCAGATTCTTTGTGTTGCTCTTCGTTTTTTTGCAAGTGGAAGTTTTCTTTATGACATCAGTGATGCTGAGCATATCAGTAAAACCACTGTGTGCAGAGTGGTCAGGAAAGTTTGCCTTGCTCTGAAACGCCTTTTGAACACTTTCGTTGTGTTCCCTGGACACAATCCAGCAAGTGCCATCAAAGAGGACTTCCGTAGGATTGCAG GATTTCctgatgtgattggctgtgttGATTGCACTCACATTCCTATCATTCCTCCTTCAAAAAATGAAGCTGATTATGTGAATTGGAAGTCAATCCACAGCATCAATGTGCAG ATCATATGTGATGCTGCACATGTCATCACTAATGTGGAAGCCAAGTGGCCTGGGTCTGTGCATGACTCACGGATATTTCATGAGTCTGCCCTGAGCAGCAGACTGGAAAATG GTGAGTTTGATGGTCTTCTGCTGGGTGACATGGGGTACCCATGCCAGCCAACTCTGCTGACCCCTTACCCTGACCCAGACTCAGGCCCCCAACAGCGCTTTAATGTAGCCCATCGCAGGACGAGAGCCCCGGTGGAGACAACCATAGGCTTGCTGAAAACTCGCTTCCAGTGCCTACGCCACCTCAGGGTTACCCCGGAGAGGGCCTGTGACATTATTGTGGCATGTGTTGTTCTTCATAATATTGCCACAATTAGAGGAGAGCAACAGCCTGCCCTACAACTACAAAACCTTGATGAAGACCCGATCCATCCGGCAGATACCGAGGATGGAAGGGCAGTAAGAGACGCAGTATGCAGGAGTCACTTCTCCGATTTAAACCACCATCACCTCAACGATCACCCAGATCAGTCAAATAAAGACATAtga
- the LOC121510923 gene encoding putative nuclease HARBI1 isoform X2 — translation MAASLTNQSIVYLHNLLKPHISNITHRGRALTSEQILCVALRFFASGSFLYDISDAEHISKTTVCRVVRKVCLALKRLLNTFVVFPGHNPASAIKEDFRRIAGFPDVIGCVDCTHIPIIPPSKNEADYVNWKSIHSINVQIICDAAHVITNVEAKWPGSVHDSRIFHESALSSRLENGEFDGLLLGDMGYPCQPTLLTPYPDPDSGPQQRFNVAHRRTRAPVETTIGLLKTRFQCLRHLRVTPERACDIIVACVVLHNIATIRGEQQPALQLQNLDEDPIHPADTEDGRAVRDAVCRSHFSDLNHHHLNDHPDQSNKDI, via the exons ATGGCAGCCTCCTT AACCAATCAG TCTATCGTTTATCTGCATAATCTTCTGAAGCCTCACATTTCCAACATCACCCATCGTGGGCGGGCTCTTACGTCTGAGCAGATTCTTTGTGTTGCTCTTCGTTTTTTTGCAAGTGGAAGTTTTCTTTATGACATCAGTGATGCTGAGCATATCAGTAAAACCACTGTGTGCAGAGTGGTCAGGAAAGTTTGCCTTGCTCTGAAACGCCTTTTGAACACTTTCGTTGTGTTCCCTGGACACAATCCAGCAAGTGCCATCAAAGAGGACTTCCGTAGGATTGCAG GATTTCctgatgtgattggctgtgttGATTGCACTCACATTCCTATCATTCCTCCTTCAAAAAATGAAGCTGATTATGTGAATTGGAAGTCAATCCACAGCATCAATGTGCAG ATCATATGTGATGCTGCACATGTCATCACTAATGTGGAAGCCAAGTGGCCTGGGTCTGTGCATGACTCACGGATATTTCATGAGTCTGCCCTGAGCAGCAGACTGGAAAATG GTGAGTTTGATGGTCTTCTGCTGGGTGACATGGGGTACCCATGCCAGCCAACTCTGCTGACCCCTTACCCTGACCCAGACTCAGGCCCCCAACAGCGCTTTAATGTAGCCCATCGCAGGACGAGAGCCCCGGTGGAGACAACCATAGGCTTGCTGAAAACTCGCTTCCAGTGCCTACGCCACCTCAGGGTTACCCCGGAGAGGGCCTGTGACATTATTGTGGCATGTGTTGTTCTTCATAATATTGCCACAATTAGAGGAGAGCAACAGCCTGCCCTACAACTACAAAACCTTGATGAAGACCCGATCCATCCGGCAGATACCGAGGATGGAAGGGCAGTAAGAGACGCAGTATGCAGGAGTCACTTCTCCGATTTAAACCACCATCACCTCAACGATCACCCAGATCAGTCAAATAAAGACATAtga
- the cryzl1 gene encoding quinone oxidoreductase-like protein 1 isoform X2, which yields MKGLYCRAGVSDAEPKFVIQETSLPEALGSHQVRVQVKACGLSPVDLKLLADVGIQRDLIPVGREVAGVILQVGNKVSLFQPDDEVVGFLPLDSLCSGLCDTIDIDEHLIVQKPEKLSSVCVAGALLDGLCAYTALHTHARMAAGHTLLVMDGASSFGLMCIQLACHHGVKVMTTSHTPQAHTFLEQLRPSVAKVISVDKDSSDLLSVVMEETGGLGVDIVIDSGVRLQEEEETSEGMKLLPHKHDIISVLGVGGHWVTSHKDLQLDPPDCRSLFLKSASMTFLNHEVWTASSAQQGRYLHILKDLMDKMSAGILRPQQEEAVPLYEATVAMETVQRQQKKKAVVQL from the exons ATGAAAGGTCTGTACTGTCGAGCTGGTGTGAGTGATGCTGAGCCCAAGTTCGTCATTCAAGAGACG aGTCTTCCTGAGGCTTTAGGCAGCCATCAGGTCAGGGTTCAGGTCAAAGCGTGTGGACTCAGCCCTGTTGATCTCAAG CTGCTTGCTGATGTGGGAATACAGAGAGATTTGATTCCTGTTGGCAGAGAGGTGGCTGGGGTCATCCTTCAAG TGGGTAACAAAGTTTCTCTCTTCCAGCCTGATGATGAGGTTGTAG GATTTTTGCCACTGGACTCTCTCTGCTCTGGACTCTGTGACACCATTGACATAGATGAGCACTTAATAG TTCAGAAACCAGAGAAGCTTAGCTCGGTGTGTGTAGCAGGAGCCCTGCTTGACGGCCTCTGTGCGTACACCGCTCTACACACGCATGCTCGCATGGCAGCCGGACACACACTTCTAGTCATGGATGGAGCCAGT TCTTTTGGCTTAATGTGCATCCAGCTGGCATGTCACCATGGAGTAAAAGTTATGACAACGTCACATACACCACAAGCACACACATTCCTGGAGCAGCTTCGGCCCAGTGTAG CTAAGGTTATTTCAGTGGATAAAGACTCATCTGACCTGCTGTCAGTGGttatggaggagacaggaggacTGGGAGTGGATATAGTCATAGATTCTGGAG TGCGTcttcaggaggaggaggagacttcAGAGGGCATGAAGCTCCTCCCACAcaaacatgacatcatcagtgtgCTGGGTGTGGGGGGGCACTGGGTCACATCCCACAAAGACCTGCAG TTGGATCCTCCAGATTGCCGATCATTATTCCTAAAATCCGCCTCCATGACTTTCCTCAACCATGAAGTCTGGACGGCTTCATCAGCTCAGCAAGGAAGATACCTCC ATATTCTGAAGGACCTCATGGACAAGATGTCAGCTGGTATTCTTAG ACCCCAGCAGGAGGAGGCAGTTCCTCTCTATGAAGCCACAGTTGCCATGGAGACTGTCCAGCGTCAGCAGAAGAAAAAGGCTGTAGTTCAGCTTTAA
- the cryzl1 gene encoding quinone oxidoreductase-like protein 1 isoform X1 — MKGLYCRAGVSDAEPKFVIQETSLPEALGSHQVRVQVKACGLSPVDLKLLADVGIQRDLIPVGREVAGVILQVGNKVSLFQPDDEVVGFLPLDSLCSGLCDTIDIDEHLIVQKPEKLSSVCVAGALLDGLCAYTALHTHARMAAGHTLLVMDGASSFGLMCIQLACHHGVKVMTTSHTPQAHTFLEQLRPSVGVQDPLVAKVISVDKDSSDLLSVVMEETGGLGVDIVIDSGVRLQEEEETSEGMKLLPHKHDIISVLGVGGHWVTSHKDLQLDPPDCRSLFLKSASMTFLNHEVWTASSAQQGRYLHILKDLMDKMSAGILRPQQEEAVPLYEATVAMETVQRQQKKKAVVQL; from the exons ATGAAAGGTCTGTACTGTCGAGCTGGTGTGAGTGATGCTGAGCCCAAGTTCGTCATTCAAGAGACG aGTCTTCCTGAGGCTTTAGGCAGCCATCAGGTCAGGGTTCAGGTCAAAGCGTGTGGACTCAGCCCTGTTGATCTCAAG CTGCTTGCTGATGTGGGAATACAGAGAGATTTGATTCCTGTTGGCAGAGAGGTGGCTGGGGTCATCCTTCAAG TGGGTAACAAAGTTTCTCTCTTCCAGCCTGATGATGAGGTTGTAG GATTTTTGCCACTGGACTCTCTCTGCTCTGGACTCTGTGACACCATTGACATAGATGAGCACTTAATAG TTCAGAAACCAGAGAAGCTTAGCTCGGTGTGTGTAGCAGGAGCCCTGCTTGACGGCCTCTGTGCGTACACCGCTCTACACACGCATGCTCGCATGGCAGCCGGACACACACTTCTAGTCATGGATGGAGCCAGT TCTTTTGGCTTAATGTGCATCCAGCTGGCATGTCACCATGGAGTAAAAGTTATGACAACGTCACATACACCACAAGCACACACATTCCTGGAGCAGCTTCGGCCCAGTGTAG GTGTTCAGGACCCTTTAGTAG CTAAGGTTATTTCAGTGGATAAAGACTCATCTGACCTGCTGTCAGTGGttatggaggagacaggaggacTGGGAGTGGATATAGTCATAGATTCTGGAG TGCGTcttcaggaggaggaggagacttcAGAGGGCATGAAGCTCCTCCCACAcaaacatgacatcatcagtgtgCTGGGTGTGGGGGGGCACTGGGTCACATCCCACAAAGACCTGCAG TTGGATCCTCCAGATTGCCGATCATTATTCCTAAAATCCGCCTCCATGACTTTCCTCAACCATGAAGTCTGGACGGCTTCATCAGCTCAGCAAGGAAGATACCTCC ATATTCTGAAGGACCTCATGGACAAGATGTCAGCTGGTATTCTTAG ACCCCAGCAGGAGGAGGCAGTTCCTCTCTATGAAGCCACAGTTGCCATGGAGACTGTCCAGCGTCAGCAGAAGAAAAAGGCTGTAGTTCAGCTTTAA